One window of the Pieris brassicae chromosome 2, ilPieBrab1.1, whole genome shotgun sequence genome contains the following:
- the LOC123720109 gene encoding ADP-ribosylation factor-like protein 6-interacting protein 1: MSEGNQEIQIKNLKKLLEGWRMAVLPIKSIFLWEQQWHPCAIVATVSVLYFIIWLMDLNSLATFAIIGLFFNFLDFIVPIIFNSICSPSSWTGQHEKVFDEVCRSVVSSYNKTLRQLCQFYSLRENSPFMYYIISISMLCTLAWMAASINNVFLLYIFSVVVLLWPGIQHRGIFNTLLGMMHMAPKTIKLQ; encoded by the exons atgtcTGAAGGAAACCAG gaaatacaaataaagaacTTGAAAAAATTGCTTGAAGGATGGCGTATGGCAGTTCTGCCTATAAAATCCATATTTCTCTGGGAACAGCAGTGGCATCCGTGCGCTATAGTTGCAACTGTATCggttctttattttattatctggTTAATGGATCTCAATAGCTTGGCGACGTTTGCCATAATTGGCctatttttcaatttcttagattttattgtaccaattatatttaactcaATCTGCAGTCCTAGCTCATGGACTGGTCAGCATGAGAAGGTGTTTGACGAAGTTTGCAGAAGTGTTGTGAgttcttataataaaactctTCGTCAGCTGTGCCAATTTTATTCCCTAAGGGAAAACAGCCCCTTTATG taCTATATAATATCAATCAGCATGTTATGCACTCTAGCATGGATGGCAGCATCAATCAACAATGTTTTTCTGCTTTATATATTCTCAGTGGTGGTTTTGCTCTGGCCAGGTATCCAGCACAGGGGTATTTTCAACACCCTTCTTGGTATGATGCACATGGCACCAAAAACCATTAAATTGCAGT